The Roseococcus microcysteis genome contains a region encoding:
- a CDS encoding phosphoribosylanthranilate isomerase yields MSVWVKVCGIATPEALAAAAQAGADEVGFVFFPASPRALTPAQAGALSATLPGGPGRVGLFVDPTDDQLAETLAAVPLDTIQLHGEETPARVAEIRARFHRPVMKALGIATEADLAAIPPYAAVADRLLLDAKAPPGAALPGGNAQPFEWRLVRGLSVGRPWLLAGGLTPHNVAEAIATAGAPGVDASSGLEREQGVKDPALVAAFVKAARGS; encoded by the coding sequence ATGAGCGTCTGGGTCAAGGTCTGCGGCATCGCGACCCCCGAGGCGCTGGCGGCCGCCGCCCAGGCGGGCGCGGACGAGGTGGGCTTCGTGTTCTTCCCCGCCTCGCCCCGCGCGCTGACGCCCGCGCAGGCGGGCGCGCTCTCGGCCACGCTGCCGGGCGGGCCGGGGCGGGTCGGGCTGTTCGTGGACCCGACCGATGACCAATTGGCCGAGACGCTCGCCGCCGTGCCGCTCGACACCATCCAGCTTCATGGCGAGGAAACGCCGGCCCGCGTCGCCGAAATCCGCGCCCGCTTCCACCGGCCGGTGATGAAGGCGCTGGGCATCGCGACCGAGGCCGACCTCGCGGCCATCCCCCCCTATGCGGCGGTGGCCGACCGGTTGCTGCTGGACGCGAAGGCGCCGCCCGGCGCCGCGCTGCCCGGCGGCAACGCCCAGCCCTTCGAATGGCGCCTGGTGCGGGGCCTGTCGGTGGGGCGGCCCTGGCTGCTGGCCGGCGGCCTCACGCCCCACAACGTGGCCGAGGCCATCGCGACGGCCGGCGCGCCGGGGGTGGATGCGTCCTCGGGGCTGGAGCGGGAGCAGGGGGTGAAGGACCCCGCCCTGGTCGCCGCCTTCGTCAAGGCCGCGCGCGGCAGCTAG
- the trpB gene encoding tryptophan synthase subunit beta, with the protein MNKPLTRPNTYRSGPDAAGKFGGFGGRYVAETLMPLILEVEQAYNAAKADPTFDAEWRRLLTHYVGRPSPLWYAERVTEHLRAEAAPGMGAKVYFKRDELNHTGAHKINAVLGQILLAKRMGKKRIIAETGAGQHGVATATACALFNLPCTVFMGATDVARQQPNVFRMKLLGAEVVAVESGAATLKDAMNEALRHWVANVEDTYYCIGTVAGPHPYPVMVRDFQSVIGSETRAQMMEAEGRLPDVLVAAIGGGSNAMGLFHPFLDDADVRMLGVEAGGHGVDTVTGHAASLTGGRPGVLHGNRTYLLQDEHGQILEGHSISAGLDYPGVGPEHAWLHELGRVEYVNATDDEALAAFQLCSRLEGIIPALEPAHALAHVIKVAPTLPESTLIVMNMCGRGDKDIFTVARLLGEEF; encoded by the coding sequence TTGAACAAGCCCCTCACGCGCCCGAACACCTACCGGTCCGGCCCCGACGCCGCCGGCAAGTTCGGCGGCTTCGGCGGCCGCTATGTGGCCGAGACGCTGATGCCCCTCATCCTCGAGGTGGAGCAGGCCTACAACGCCGCCAAGGCGGACCCGACCTTCGACGCGGAGTGGCGACGCCTGCTGACGCATTATGTCGGCCGCCCCAGCCCGCTCTGGTATGCCGAGCGCGTGACGGAGCATCTCCGCGCCGAGGCCGCGCCCGGCATGGGCGCCAAGGTCTATTTCAAGCGCGATGAGCTGAACCACACGGGCGCGCACAAGATCAACGCCGTGCTGGGCCAGATCCTGCTGGCCAAGCGCATGGGCAAGAAGCGCATCATCGCCGAGACCGGCGCGGGGCAGCATGGCGTCGCCACCGCCACGGCCTGCGCGCTGTTCAACCTGCCCTGCACCGTCTTCATGGGCGCCACCGACGTGGCCCGCCAGCAGCCCAACGTCTTCCGCATGAAGCTGCTGGGGGCCGAGGTGGTGGCGGTGGAATCCGGCGCCGCCACGCTGAAGGACGCGATGAACGAGGCCCTTCGCCACTGGGTCGCGAATGTCGAGGACACCTACTACTGCATCGGCACCGTGGCCGGTCCGCACCCTTATCCCGTGATGGTGCGCGACTTCCAGAGCGTGATCGGCAGCGAGACCCGCGCCCAGATGATGGAGGCCGAGGGCCGCCTGCCCGACGTGCTCGTGGCGGCGATCGGCGGCGGCTCCAACGCCATGGGCCTGTTCCACCCCTTCCTGGACGACGCCGATGTGCGGATGCTGGGCGTGGAGGCGGGTGGCCATGGCGTGGACACCGTCACCGGCCATGCGGCGAGCCTCACGGGCGGCCGCCCCGGCGTGCTGCACGGCAACCGCACCTACCTCCTGCAGGACGAGCACGGGCAGATCCTGGAGGGCCATTCCATCAGCGCCGGCCTCGACTATCCCGGCGTGGGGCCGGAGCACGCCTGGCTGCATGAGCTCGGCCGCGTGGAATATGTGAACGCCACCGATGACGAGGCGCTGGCCGCCTTCCAGCTCTGCTCGCGGCTGGAGGGCATCATTCCCGCGCTGGAGCCCGCGCATGCGCTGGCCCATGTGATCAAGGTGGCGCCCACCCTGCCCGAGAGCACGCTGATCGTGATGAACATGTGCGGCCGTGGCGACAAGGACATCTTCACCGTCGCCCGCCTGCTGGGGGAGGAGTTCTGA
- the trpA gene encoding tryptophan synthase subunit alpha: MSATATETRPVAATGSRIAARFAKLRAEGRGALIPFLEAYDPDRATSMEILRGMPGAGADLIEIGVPFTDPMADGPIIQLAGQRGLKAGATLGGTLEMVREFRAGDSETPVILMGYLNPILSYGAERFVADAASAGVDGLIVVDMPPEEAEVLAPHAQAAGLDIIRLVAPTTDAARLKVVLNASSGFVYYVAITGITGTRSADPAALEAAIPRIRAHTDLPICIGFGVRTPEQAGHAARVSDGAVVASALIETMSRTLDSEGRATPGTAQAMLDQVRALAAAVRAPR; encoded by the coding sequence ATGTCCGCCACCGCGACCGAAACCCGCCCCGTCGCCGCCACCGGCTCCCGCATCGCGGCCCGCTTCGCGAAGCTGCGCGCGGAGGGGCGGGGCGCGCTGATCCCCTTCCTGGAAGCCTATGACCCCGACCGCGCGACCAGCATGGAAATCCTGCGCGGCATGCCGGGCGCGGGTGCCGACCTCATCGAGATCGGCGTGCCCTTCACCGACCCGATGGCGGATGGGCCCATCATCCAGCTCGCCGGCCAGCGCGGGTTGAAGGCGGGTGCCACGCTGGGCGGTACGCTGGAGATGGTGCGGGAATTCCGGGCGGGCGATTCCGAGACGCCCGTGATCCTGATGGGCTACCTGAATCCCATCCTCTCCTACGGCGCGGAGCGCTTCGTGGCCGATGCCGCCAGTGCCGGCGTGGACGGCCTCATCGTGGTGGACATGCCGCCCGAGGAGGCCGAGGTCCTGGCGCCGCATGCGCAGGCCGCGGGGCTGGACATCATCCGGCTCGTGGCCCCCACGACGGATGCGGCGCGGCTGAAGGTGGTGCTGAACGCCTCCTCGGGCTTCGTCTATTATGTGGCGATCACCGGCATCACCGGCACGCGCAGCGCCGACCCGGCGGCACTGGAAGCCGCCATCCCGCGCATCCGCGCCCACACGGACCTGCCCATCTGCATCGGCTTCGGCGTGCGCACGCCCGAGCAGGCGGGCCATGCGGCGCGCGTCTCCGACGGCGCGGTGGTGGCCTCGGCGCTGATCGAGACCATGTCGCGCACCCTGGATAGCGAGGGCCGCGCCACCCCCGGCACGGCGCAGGCCATGCTGGACCAGGTGCGGGCCTTGGCGGCCGCGGTGCGCGCGCCGCGCTGA